ACGATTGTAAGCTATTGATATTCAGATGTTTAAAGACTCTTTCTAAGGTATCCACCGAAGGAATCCCATTGGCTAATTTTAATCCAAAATCTGCTCGCAAAGCCGCTAAATTGTCTTGACCAAAATCAACGATTTCTACAAAATCATCATTATCCGCTAAAATCCCCAAAAGGACTAAAGCCAAAATGTCGTCCAACGCATGCAGGCAACGACCTTGCACACGAAAATCTGCTATTGTCTCGAAATAAGAACTAATTTCCATATCATCACGTAATTTTACACAAAGATAACGATTTTGGTGCGGAAGCCCTATGCAAAAGGGCGCGTTTTTAAAAAAAATTAAATCTTTATGGGCTGCCAATCTGTGGAAAGTGCTACTTTTTTGCATCTAAAAAAGAGGCTGCTTTTTTATGTTTTTCTATGTAATTTTTCACCATTTTCTTCTTTGGAAAAGAAAGGTTTGTATCTTTGCCCTAAGAATGAAATTGCAATAACCTTTATTTAGAATAAACTAAATTGGTACTGCCTTTCTTTCATTTTCATCTATTCACCTCAAACTGTTTTTATCTCATGCGCTTTTTGTACGTTTTTTGTTCTCTGCTCTTATGGCTACCTATACAAGCACAAGAAACTGCCAAATTTGGCAAAGTTGCAAAGGAGGAGTTTGCCCTTAGCTCACCTGAAAATCCCGAAGCGGAAGGAATTGTTTTATTTGATGTGGGCAAGACCTACGTCGAATATTCGAGTAGCAAAAATACCTTTGTGGTGCGGCAGGAGCGTCATAAACGCATCAAAATCAACACCACAGAGGCTTTGAGCTATGCCAACGTAACGGTAGATTTATACAACCCTAAGAGCAACGAAGGGAAAGAAATTGTTACAGGTTTGCGGGCTTCTACCTACCATTTAGAAAATGGGAAAGTGGTAACGACTAAAATGGGCAAAGAAAATATCTTTGAAGAAGCCATCAACGACAACTGGACACGCAAAAAATTTACGCTCGAAAACGTAAAAGCAGGTGCCATCATAGAGTACGAATATACCCTTCAGTCTGATTTTCTCTACGAACTCCCCGCTTGGAACTTCCAAGACGAAATTCCGACACTTTTTAGCGAATGTATCGTTCATTTTCCAGAATACTATAATTATCAAATTCATTTTACAGGCTATGAGCAGCTTTTCAAAAGCGAGCGTAGCACGCAGAATAAGACCCTCAACCTGACGGGGATACAAAGACAAGCTACCGCAATAGGCGCGGGTGCTGCCTCTTCCGAACAGGTAAATTATTTGCAGGTAATACAGCATTTGGCTGCCAAAAATATGCCTGCCTTTAAGATGGAACGCTTCATGACAACGGCTCGCGACTATATTACCCGCGTAGAATTTGAAC
This window of the Hugenholtzia roseola DSM 9546 genome carries:
- a CDS encoding transposase family protein, coding for MEISSYFETIADFRVQGRCLHALDDILALVLLGILADNDDFVEIVDFGQDNLAALRADFGLKLANGIPSVDTLERVFKHLNINSLQS